The Gemmatimonadales bacterium genomic sequence ATCGCCAAAGGCAGCGCCGAGGGCACTTACACGATCACCGATGCGGACGGGAACACCTACGCGCTCACCAGCAGCTCGGTCAAACTGGAGAACCACGTCGGCCACCGGGTGACGGTGACCGGCACGTCGGAGGCGATGGAGACCGGGATGGCGAAGGACACCGGCATGTCGCACGACATGAAGAGCGACACCGGGATGCCGAAGGGCGATATGAAGGACACGGCGATGGCGCACGACACCGGCGCGATGAAGCAATCCGGCGCGCCGGCGCTGAACGTCTCCACCATGAAGATGCTGGGCACCGACTGTAAGTGACCCACCGCTCCACTCGAACCGCCGCCCCGCAAGAGGCGGCGGTTTGCCTTTCCCGGCCGGCCCGTCCCGCGCCGCGGCCACTTCGTCCCGGGATGGTTGAGCCCTCGGCGCGGCCGCCATAACCTGTCGCTCGAACCAGCCACCGGAGTGCACCATGCCCCGTCGCTCCTCCTCCGCGCGCGCGGCCGCCATCTGCGCGCGGCGCATCCTCCCCGCCCTCACCCTCGTGGTCTCAGCCCTCGCGTCGGAAGGACGCGCCCAGACCGCAGCCGCCGATTCAGCCGGCATCCGGGCGGCAGCAATGGACTACATCGAGGGCTGGTACGCGGGCGACGCCGACCGCATGACCCGCGCGCTCCACCCCGAGCTCGCCAAGCGCATCGTCGTCACCGACACCACGGGCCATAGCCGGCTGGGCCAGATGAGCGCGCTCACGCTGAGCGATCGTCCACGTGGACCGCGTCGCCGCGATGGAGCCGTACTTCCACGGCGAGTACGTGCTCAAGTTGCGCGACGGCAGCCGGCTCACCTCGAGCCGCGCGTACAGCGCTCGGCTGCGCGCGATGGTTCGGTAGGCCGGTGCGCGCTACGGGCGGTTTGCTGCGCGGTGTTCCCGCGGGCGGTTTGCTTTTCCCGTCCGCGCGGTACATTTGCTCCTGATGACCCAACTCCACGACAGGATCCGCTCCACCCTCGCCAACCGCTATCAGGTGGAGCGCGAGATCGGCCGCGGCGGCATGGCCATGGTGTATCTGGCGCAGGACCTGAAGCACGGCCGCCGGGTCGCCGTGAAAGTGCTGCACCCCGAGCTGGCCGTGAGTCTGGGCTCCGAGCGATTCCTGCGCGAGATCCAGATCGCGGCCCGCCTGCAGCATCCGCACATCCTGCCGCTCTACGACTCCGGCCAGGTCGAGGGCTCCGACGGCGCGCCAACCCTGCTCTACTACGTAATGCCGTTCGTCGAGGGCGAATCGCTCCGCGACCGGCTCCACGGGGCAACGCCCCTTCCGGTCGAGGAGGCGGTCCGCATCGCGCGCGACGTCGCGGCGGCCCTCGACTACGCCCACCGCCACGGCGTCGTCCACCGCGATATCAAGCCGGAAAACGTGATGCTCCACGAGGGCGAGGCGATGGTGACCGACTTCGGCATCGCCAAGGCGGTGAGCGCCGCGGGTGGCGAGAACCTGACCCAGACCGGGCTCGCCGTCGGCACGCCCGCCTACATGAGTCCCGAGCAGGCGTCGGGCGAGCACGAACCGGACGGCCGGAGCGACATCTACAGCCTGGGCTGCGTGCTGTTCGAGATGCTCGCCGGCTCGGCCCCGTTCGCGGGGCCCACCGCGCAGGCGCTCATCATGAAGCGCTTCACCGATCCGGTGCCCTCGGTCCGCTCGGCGCGCGCGTCAGTCAGCCAGGAGCTGGAGCAGGTGGTCACCCGCACCCTCGCCAAGGATCCGGACGAGCGGTACGCCACGGCGTCGCAGGTGGTGCAGGCGCTGAGCTCGCCGCGGGTCGCCACGCCGCCCGAGGCCACCCTTGTCACGGTGCCGGCGCGCCCCGACCGGAAGTCGATCGCCGTGCTGCCGTTTGCCGACATGAGCCCGCAGAAAGACCAGGACTACTTCTGCGAGGGCGTGGCCGAGGAAATCATCAACGCGCTGAGCAAGATCGAGGCGCTGAACGTGGCATCGCGCTCCTCGGCCTTTGCCTTCAAGGGCCACCAGGACGTACGCAAGGTGGGCGAGCAGCTGGGCGCCGGCACCGTGCTCGAAGGGAGCGTCAGGAAGGCGGGCAGCCGGCTCCGCATCGCGGCGCAGCTCATCAACGTCACCAACGGCTACCAGCTCTGGTCCGACCGCTACGACCGCGAGCTGGAGGACGTCTTCGCCATCCAGGACGAGATCGCCGACAATATCGTGAAGGCACTCCGGGTGGTGCTGAGCGACAAGGAGAAGCGCGCGATCGAGAAGGCGGGCACCGACAACGTGCAGGCGTACGACTTCTACCTGCGCGGGCGGCAGTACTTCCACCAGTGGCGCAAGAAGGGCATCGAGTACGC encodes the following:
- a CDS encoding DUF5818 domain-containing protein gives rise to the protein MNRTSKALLAAVGLLTVALAAPAPAAAQEPTSVTGCIAKGSAEGTYTITDADGNTYALTSSSVKLENHVGHRVTVTGTSEAMETGMAKDTGMSHDMKSDTGMPKGDMKDTAMAHDTGAMKQSGAPALNVSTMKMLGTDCK
- a CDS encoding protein kinase, whose translation is MTQLHDRIRSTLANRYQVEREIGRGGMAMVYLAQDLKHGRRVAVKVLHPELAVSLGSERFLREIQIAARLQHPHILPLYDSGQVEGSDGAPTLLYYVMPFVEGESLRDRLHGATPLPVEEAVRIARDVAAALDYAHRHGVVHRDIKPENVMLHEGEAMVTDFGIAKAVSAAGGENLTQTGLAVGTPAYMSPEQASGEHEPDGRSDIYSLGCVLFEMLAGSAPFAGPTAQALIMKRFTDPVPSVRSARASVSQELEQVVTRTLAKDPDERYATASQVVQALSSPRVATPPEATLVTVPARPDRKSIAVLPFADMSPQKDQDYFCEGVAEEIINALSKIEALNVASRSSAFAFKGHQDVRKVGEQLGAGTVLEGSVRKAGSRLRIAAQLINVTNGYQLWSDRYDRELEDVFAIQDEIADNIVKALRVVLSDKEKRAIEKAGTDNVQAYDFYLRGRQYFHQWRKKGIEYARRMFERALEIDPNYALAHAGAADCCSSLYTWWDASKANIDGADSYSRRALALDPELAEAHAARGLALTLRKEFAEAAAEFREAIRLKPKLFEAYFFFARACLAEGKYEESARLFEEAAALRPEDYQCPSLLPQVYHALGRHADADAANRRAIELAEARLALNPDESRALILGACAHCGIGSMDRGLDLVKQALALDPDDSGVLYNVTCVYARAGDVEQAIACLERAIQNGFGHWAWLEHDSDLDPLRKDQRFQKLLSGG